In the genome of Pontibacter actiniarum, the window GCCGTGCCCGCCTGAATCCAGTACCTCGAAATGCCAGGCCGGTGCGTCGGCTTTGTGTGCATCGTAAATCTCTTTGACGGCATCGTACGGGAAAACCTTGTCGTCTTTGGCATGAAGGGAGTACAGCGGCTTATCTTGGGATATGTTGGAAAAGTCTATCGCCCCGGTTTTAAGTTCGGGGTGGGCGCTAAACGTATAGAAGCCTGCAAAATGCTCGGGAGCATGACTGATAAACCAAAAAGTACCTGTACCACCGTTAGACATGCCGCCTAAATATACTTGCCGCTCATCAATGTTATACACCTGCTTGGTTTGGTGAAGCATGGCAAGTATGTTTTCAAAGGCTTTCTGCTGCCCTACCCATCCAAAATCCTTTTTGCCGAAAGGGAACAAAACTATAGCGTTATACTTATCTGCCACTGTGAAGATGGGTTCTTCGGCAAACTCAGGGTCCTTATACTCAAAGTTCTTTAGGCTTACAACTCCCCCATGCAGGTACACGAGCAGCGGGTAAGACTTTTGGGGGTTGTAAGACTTAGGCACATGCACCAGGTACGGCACGTTTATAGTATCTGCCCGTGAAAAGTATAGCGCGTATCCGCTATTGGCGGGTTTATACATTGCTTGGCTACTGCCTGCCTCTAGGGCATTGTTCTGGATGGTGCGGAGCCACTTCTTGCTTTTGAGAGAATCAGGGAGCTCCTGCCCCAACGCCACTTGGCTTAACAGGAAAAGCGCCAGTATAGGGTACTTCAGTTTCATATAGATCTGTTTTTATAGCTTGTGTTTCTGCTGTGTTGTTTGGGCTGCTGTCATTGAGATGTTATCTGAAACAGGAATTCGTTTACCCAGAGTGCCTGTTCGTCAAAGGTGCTGTTGAAAGTATCTCTGATGTAGCCACGGTCATACGTTAGCTTCTTCCTGAGCACCCGTTCTCCGTTCAGGTACACCCGCACAGGTTTCTCAAGGTTTACCATTTCCGGCGAGACAAAAAGCTTCAGTTGCCCTACTCTTGACGTTTCAATATAGAATGTGTTATTGCTGTAAGCAGCACGCACTGCGCCAGAACGAAGCTTGTTAGGAAAGGCCTGTTGCAAAGTGTCTATGGGTGTGGCATTAGCATCGTTATCGTACCATTCTGTTATTTCGAAATTGTAGCCTTTGTGCCACCCGGCTGCAGGGGCAAGTGTGTCTAACGTTGATATGGCAAGCCAGTCGCAGCGGCCATACGTCACATCATCACACTCCCAGTATAAACTGTCCTGAAAAGGATTGCGCCTAGCGGCTTGCATGGCTGTGGCCAAGTCAGGCACAGCCGCATCAAACGCTTCGGTAAACGGGAACCAATGCGGCGGGCCTGTAAACGTTCGTGTCTGCCAGTTTATACCTAACCGCTGCGCCAAGGCAGTAAGCGTGTCCATAGCTGGCTTGGGGTAATAATAATCCTTATCAACCGCAATCGCATAAAAGGATCTGTTTTGGGCATTCTTAAGAAAAGTACCTCCTGTGAACACCTGTGGGCGCGTGTTGAACCCGTAAAAGCCTGCAAAGTCGCTGGGGCTACGGACCAGGTTGATAAACGCTCCGGTTGCTCCGTTAGAATGCCCGGCCAGGTACAGCCGCCGCTCATCCACATTAAAAATCTCTCGGATAACCTGTACTGTGTTAGGCACAATGGCAGCGCCAGCCTCAGAGGTCATCCAGTTAAACTGTTTACTGGCAAAGGGTATAACCAGGATGTAGCCAAGCGAATCGGCCATACTTGCAACTGCTTCTCCGGCACTTCTAAAACTAAGCGAATCGGCAACCTGTGGCAACTCTTTGATTGCTCTTACCGCCCCGTGCAGGAAGAACAGCACAGGGTAATGCCGGCGGCTATTGTAATTGGGAGGCACCCGCACGTAGCACCTCGTATCAAGTGTGTCATTTACCGGCACCCGCAGCGACAGCCATCGGTCTGGCACTTCCATTGGCTGTTGGTAGGCAAAGCTTTGGATAGCTTTATACAGCTGCTTGCCCGGTTCGTTTTGCAATGCCTGCTCCCGCTCCTTCCGCCTGTTTTCACGCCACTTAGTCTGCCAGGTGTCAAATGCAGATTGCTTGGCCAACGCAAGCGAATCAGCCTGATCTATTCTTTTTTGGAATGATGCCCAGCGAACGTCGGTGCGGAGAGGGGCAAAAGAAGGTTTATTCCACACGACCTCATCGGCGATAGGTGAGGTGCGGACCTTCTCCAAGTAGTAGAAGGCCTTATTGTGATCTTTTGCAAGAGTAGCGAAGTCTGCCAGGTTGTAGTAACGCCAGTAAATCTCGCTGGAGTCATGCTTTATAGCTTCCTCCAGCAGGCTTATTGCTTTCTGATACTCTCCTTTGCCTTTCGCTTCAAAAGCCTCGTCTAAAAGCCGCTCATACGCCGGGTCTAGGCGCTGCGCAAAAGAGGAGTGTACAGTGGTCAAGAAGAGAAGCAGTAGTAGTAAGGTCCGCTGCACGTTTTTCATAGTCATAGCTTGAATCTGAAACAAAGCTATCTAATCCCGCAGCAGCAAAATTGTATGATTGGGCCATTAGCTACTTTACATTCCAAAATCTAAGCGCCAGAACGTGTCCTGCACCCCAAGGCTTGTACCTGTAGCAAGCAACTTCTTAGGGTTACAGCCCGTCCATTTGCGACACTGCTTGTTCCAGTGCGATTGGTCTGTGTGCCGGGTAGCGTATGCAAGTTGCGTAAGCGTCTGTTTCTCTTCTGGCTTGGTAGCCATGTGCAGGGCATACCGGAAGCGGGCAATCTGACGGTACGTTTCAGGTGAGCAGGCAAAATGCTGTAAGAACAGGCGGTGCATGTGCCGACGGCTTATGTTGTGCTGCTCCGCTATCAAGTGCAGAGGCTGTGGTGCGTCCAAATCCACTACCGCGTTGTACAGCGACTCCAGCAAGTGCTGAGGCTTTGGGTTAAGCAAGGCGAGGAAAAAGTCATCAAGAAGGCTCGTAAGCTGCTTAGGATCAGAAACAGAAAACACTTTTGCCTGCAGCGCATCCAAGGCACCGCCGAATGGATCTACCGCAGCCACAAAGTTCGGCGCCAGCAGGCCTACCGGTTGCTCTGTAAAAGCGGCTAAGCCTACGGGCTTAAACACAACCGCAACTTTGTGCAGCGGGCCGGTATGATGTACCCAGAGCGGCGCTTTCCGAATCACGGTTAGCAGGCTCAGCGGTTTATCCGAAGCACTGTACTGCACATGCGAACCCACCTCATCAAAATGGAACCCTGCTCTACTAAACAAAGACAGCGAATTGTTGAGGTGAGGAAAGCACTGGTAACGTAGCTGGGTACGCTGGCTCTGGTAGCGCTGTATATAGTAGTAATCAATGTATGGCTCTAGGGCAGGAGCCAACGGGTGAAAGCTGGTAAAATCCATAATAGCAAGGGATAGCTACAAACAACCTACGGATTTTATCAGGCAAATCCAACACCTGTTGCACGCTAACGCAGCTTAAGCACGGAACTGCAGCCCTTTTATACTTACGTAACACCGCGCTACGTGCAGGCCACGCGGCCTTTCAGGCTATGCCCGCAGAAACAGAGGCCGCAGCAATATGTGCCAGGTGCAGGCTTGCCGCCCCTCTCCTCTGAAAACAGGGCAAACAAAAGAGCCTCTGTGCGTAAACTAAAGTATAAACCATACACACGACAACCATGACACCGAAAGAAGACGACATCATTACCAACGCAGACGAAAGTAAGCGCCTGCCCGACGAGAACCCCGAACCGCTAACCGGCACGAAAAAGAAGGAAATAGATATCCTGGACAAGGAGTACGAAGGCAAAGAGGTAGCGGGCAACGCCGGTGCCAAGAACGAGGAGGATACCCGTAAATTAGACGGCAGCAACGCCAACACGCTCCGCACCAAATAAGGTAACACAGCATAAATTAAAAGCCCTACCTGCTGCAGCCACAGCAGGCGGGGCTTTTGCATGTTCCCCATAGCTCATACACTACCGCCTCATCCTGGTTCGCCCAAAAGCCACTCTCTCCAAAAGCAAGTTTTTACAAAAAAGATTATATTTATAATTCTTCCCGGAGCTTTGATTTAAGAAGATAAAACACTAGTATTAAATTGTGTAAACGCATTGCAACCCGACCTTCTATGGTTTTATCAGAGACACCTTACCTGCATGTAGAATACTATGCGGCGCATGACGTGATTGTAAGCCAGTGGTACGGTCGCTGCACCAGCCAGGAATACCGTGGTGCCCTTAGCCGGTTTCTCCATTTCGTAGCCTCTATGGGGATAAAGCATGCCATTGCCGACCGCCGTCTGCTGCCCCCCCTCCCGCCAGAGGACGCACAGTGGACGGTGAACGAGTACCGTGAAGAGTTCAGGAAGCTTTCGCTCAAGCGCTTTGCCATCATCAACTCCTTTGACCCGGCCGCCAGTGAGCAACTACAGCATTTCCTTTTCAACAAGCGGGCTCCCTTCCCTTTCGAAGTGAAGGTTTTTGAGGACCTCACCTCTGCCTACGACTGGCTGATAGCAGTAGAGGCCCGGTAACTGCCCTGCAGAGGTAGGCACCGTTTGCTGCACCCGCACCTGTGTTGCATCCGTTTCAGACATTCTTTCCCCGTGCCGGCCCTACCTCAGCAAGCCGCTGCCTCACCAGTGCAGGCTGTACTTCACGCGCTGCAGCATCTTCTACCTACAGCTCTTCAAACACTCTTGCTTCAGCACTGAAGGCACAGCACAGCATACCTGTGGCTGCGCAAAGGTTTCACTGGAGGCGGTACCGCTGTGAAGGCAAAAATGCTATCTTGCCGCCTGTACTTTTGCCAACGAAACAGAGCCTTTATGCTGTACGCCATACTTAAAATGATTTACCGCTTAGGGCTCCGGGTTTTCTTCCGGCGGCTTGAGGTGCGCAACCGCCACCTGATACCTGATCAGGGGCCACTGCTAGTGGTGAGCAACCACCCCAACACCTTTATGGACCCTATCGTAACGGCCTCGCTGCTGCGGCAGCCTGTGTTCTTTATTGCCAAGAGCACCGTGTTCGGCTCCGGCTTTCAGAACTGGATGCTACGCCAGATGCACCTCATCCCCATTCACCGCCGGGAGGACAACCCAGACCAGCCAGTCAGCAACGAAGAGGCCTTTACCGCCAGCTTCCGGGCGCTGCGGCAGGGGAAAACCCTGCTCATTTTCCCGGAGGGGAACAGCTACAACCAGCGCCGCCTGCGCAAAGTTAAAACAGGCACGGCACGCATCGCGCTCGGAGCCGAGGCCGCTGCAGCAGCTACCTTGGGCGTGAGAATACTACCGGTGGGCCTGAACTACTCTGACCCGACCCGCTTCCGCAGCGATGTGTTTGTAAACGTGGGCGAGCCCATTCAGGTGGCCGCGTACGCCAGTGCTTACGAGCAGGATGGGCAGGCAGCCGCGCAGGCGCTGACCGACACCATCCGTCAGCGACTGGAGTCCCTCATCATCCACACGCCCACCGATGAGGAAGACGCGCTGGCACGGCAGGTAGAGGCCCTCTATAAAGATCAACTGGCAGCTGCCATACCCATTCCCGCGCCGGAGCATATCCGGGACTTCCTGCTCACAAAGGCCATTGTGCGCGGCATCAATTACTTTAGCCAAACCGCGCCGGAGCAGGTGGCGGCCCTCAAGCACGACATACACCAGTACACCCTCCAGCTCAGACGCCTGCGCCTGCACGATGCCCTGTTGGGCAAGGGCCGGAGCACTGTACTTGGCCGAAGCGCCTTCGGGCTATTCCTGCTTTTGCTGGGGCTGCCGCTGTACCTGTACGGCTTGCTGCACAACTACCTGCCCTACATTATCCCCTCCCGGGTAGCACGAGCGGCAACAAAGGAGGAGGAATGGTACGCTCCTATTATGCTCACAGTAGGCATCTTCAGCTTCCCGTTGTTCTACGCCCTGGAGGCATGGCTTCTGTGGGAGTGGCTGCAGCCGCCGTTCTACAAGCTGATGCTGTACTTGCTGAGCCTACCGCTGAGCGGTTTCTTTGCGCTTGGTTACTGGAACACGCTGTTGCACACACAGGCGCACTGGCTCCTGCTGCGGCTGTTCTTCAGGCGCCGAAACGTGGTGGAAGAGCTCCGAAAACAGCGGCAGTGTATTATTGTACAATTAGAGCAGGCCCGGCAGGCGTATATGGCACAGCAAGAGGGAGAATAAGCAGGCATCCTGCGGCGGCACCTTCGCCCTATCATTCTTAACTCACATCCTTTATTTAAATACTATTGACTAAGAAAAAGCTTTTGCACCAATAATAATTGCACTAAAAGCGCACCATTCCCACATCATCCCGTAAAAGGAAGGCTAGCACCAAAATCTCTTATTTTTAAACAAACAACACGCTATGAAAAAGACTTTCTTTAGCTTCTGCGCCGCCACTGTCGTTACGGCAGGCTTGTTGGCCAGCTGCACTACTTCAGATACCACGACCGACTCTGACGCCGGTATCATGGACGATGAATACGGCACCACAACCACCGGAACGACCACCATGGGCACAACAACAACCGGTACCACTACCGGTATGACGACTGGAACAACAACGACCGGAACGACTACTGGAACAACAACGACCGGAACAACAACTGGCATAACAACTGGGTCAACCACGGGTACTACAACCGGAACAACCACCGGTACTACTACAGGTACCACAACTGGCACCACTACCGGAACGACCACAGGTACTACTACCGGAACGACCACTGGTACCACTACGGGAACAACCACTGGCACCACAACCGGTACTACTACAGGAACAACCACGGGTACTACAACCGGAACAACTACGATGTAGCCTGTATGCTATAGATTGTAACGAAGCAAAAGGCAAGCCTCTCCCGGTTTTTGCCTTTTGCTTTTTTTAACCCTTAGGACGCTGTGCATGAAGCACCTGGAGCTATACTTCCGCAAAGTGTTTACTGTAGACCTGCGTGCGCTGGCTTTGATGCGCATTTGGGTGGCAGGCATCATCTTAATTGACCTTGCCATCAGGGCCACCGACCTGGAGGCGCATTACTCTAACATGGGGGTTTTGCCGCTGCACGTGTTGCACCAGCACCTGTGGCTCCCGCAGTTCTTCTCTTTCCACACTTTAAGCGGCCTTTGGCAGTTCCAGCTAATCCTATTCGCCCTGGCGGCACTGTGCGCGCTGTGCCTGCTGCTGGGCTATAAAACACGCATAGCCACTGTGCTGAGCTGGCTTCTGCTGCTGTCGCTCCAGAACAGGAACCCGCTTGTTATCCAGGGCGGAGACCACCTGCTGCGCATGCTGCTTTTCTGGGGGATGTTTCTGCCGTGGGGCAGGTACTACGCCTACGATGCCCTCCACAGCCCCCGCACGGGCGCGGCACCAACCGGCACCAACTACTTCAGTGCTGCCTCGGCAGCCTATGTCCTTCAGATCGGGTTGGTATACTTCTGCACCGCCATGCTGAAAGACTCGCCCGAGTGGCGCACCGACGGCACGGCCCTCTACTACGCCCTCAGCCTGGACCAGATCCTGATGCCGGGAGGCAAGCTGATCTACCATTACCCGGAGCTGCTTCGGGTACTTACGCTCGGCACCGTTTACACAGAAATGCTACTGCCGTTCCTGTTGCTCATCCCATTCTACAACAGCTTTTTCCGGATGGTGGTCGTGGCGGTGCTGGCCTCCTTCCATATCGGCATCAGCCTGACGCTGTTTGTAGGCCTGTTTTACCTGATCAACATTGCCTCCGTGGCTGGCCTGCTTCCGCAACCGGCCATGGACTGGATAGACAGGAAGCTTCTCTCCTCCTTCAGGAGGCCCCGCAGCGGGCAGTTCCGGTGGCTCTTCCAGAGCCTTCGCCGGCTACCGCTCATACACATCCGTGTGCAGGCGCAGCAGCCGCTCATCCCCCGGCACCTGCTACCGCACCTGCGCAACGGCTTTGTTTCGGTCGTGCTGCTGTACTGCCTTTGGTGGAACCTGGATACTACAAACCTGCCCCTCCGTAAAATGCCCGACAGCGGCCGCTGGTTCGGGTACCTGCTCCGGCTAGACCAGCACTGGGGCATGTTCTCCCCCACTGTTTTCAAAGACGATGGCTGGTATGTGCTGGAGGGGCATACTGCGGGCGGCAAACGCATCGACCTGAACCAGGAGGGCAAGGCTGTGGACGAGGCAAAGCCGGCCTCTGTGATGGCACTGTTCAAAAACGACCGCTGGCGCAAATATTCCGAGAACTACCTGTTTATCCACAACACCTACGCGCGGCCGTATTACTGCAACTATTTAATTCGCCGCTGGAATGAGGCGCACCCGCAGCAGCCGATCACGCAGCTGGAGGTCGTGTACATGCTGGAGCCATCCCTGCCGGACTACCAGGTGGCAGTGCCTAGGCGGGAGGTGCTCTGCAGCTGCGCGAATCAACCGGAGTAGGTGCAAATTTAAACGCGGCTCAACCGATTTAAGCCCGTGCTGCGTAAAAGGGAGTCTGTAATGCAAACGAACCTAAACCTGATAAAGATGAAAAAGACATATGCAATGCTGCTTGCGGGCGCCCTGTGCCTGAGCGCCGGCCTGTACAGCTGTACTTCAGAGAATACAACCGGTGTAGACACTGAAACCACCGGAAACGAAGTGGACGGCAGAGAGAACAGCGAAACCGGCGATAACATGACCCAGGAGAACATCAGCCCACTGGACACCGCCGAAAACACGACCGGCACGACAGAGGAGGGCATTGACATGGGCTCCACCGGAAACGGAACGACAGGAGGCTCCACCACAGGCTCCGAAGGAGGTAACACGGGTGGCACAACCGGAAACAACCAATAGACACCACTGCCAAAAAAGAAGCCGGCCTCCTTTCAAAGGAAGCCGGCTTCTTTTTTGGCAGCAACAGGCGTTAATCCTCGTCGTCGCTGAGGGCATAGCCTACAGCGGCAGCTACCAGGCCACCCATCAGGTAGTAGCCCACGGTCATCACCTGCGTTTTAGTGGTCTTGTTGCTTGGCTCCTCACCCAGGCCCAATGGCCCCGGCAAGTATACAGCCCCTGCCCCTGCCGCTGCACCAAGCAGCGCACCACGCCACCAGGCATCTTTGCCGGTACCGGCCAGGGTGTAGAAAACCGAGTTGGAAATCACATCGCCAACCAGTGCCCAGCTATGGAGCTCCTGCTGGTCCCGTGGTGGCTCCTCCCCGGCTGCCAGCATTAGTTTGGAGATGGAGCGCATGCCCAGCACATCCATCCGGGGGGCGTCGGGCACTAGGCGGCGCACTGTTTCGTGCAGCAGCGTCAGGACGCAGGCACCTGCCAGACCGCCTGCTGTTGCTTTTAGTAGGTTGTTCATAGTTCTATACTTTAGATCTGTGTTCGTTTTGTTTACCTGTATAGCCATATCCGGCTGGCAAGGTTACAAAGAGCTCATTTCCTTACCACCCGCAGCACGTCCGCCTGCACCGCGTCCTGGCCTACCTTCCGCGCATCTGTCGGGCTGTCAAACACTGCCAGCACATGCTCCTCGTCCATGATGGCAAGCCCCTCTGCTTTGTCCTTCCCGGTGTTTTCGCCAGTGCCGTGCGGCACCTCGCACAGCCGCTCCAGTTCGTTGTTGTGTAGCAGCTGCTCTTTTTCATGCACTGCGTCGCGCCAGCGGTAAATGGCAATCACCCCATCCAGGTCCATGGTGGGCCCGGCAAGGATGTACATGTCAGTGCCGAAAAACCGGAGCTCCCTGATGCCTTTGCCGCGCAGGTGCAGAAAGTGCTTTTTGTACGGCTTTCCGTTCTCCAGCTCTTTTAGGTGCAGCACGCCTGTTTCGTCTTCCTCCGCCTCTACCTCCAGCACCATGGCCCAGCCACGCAGCACCGGCCCGCGCAGGCCTATGTAAATGCGCTTCCCGAATATAGCCAGCCCCTCCACGTCAAAGCCGTTGTCCTTGCCGGGGATAGCCATAAAGGGCGCAATGTGCTCGTCTTGCTCCAGCACCTCCGTCAGGATGCTGCTGTGGCTGTTGCCGCGCAGCTGCGCCGCCCGCAGCATGGTGCCCGGGTGGTCGGGGTTCTCTACTTCCCGGTACAACAGGTAGTCTCCGGTTGCTTCGTCCTGCAGGATCGGGATGCGCGCGAGCAAATAGCGGTTAGGGTCGGTCTTTACCTTGGCGAGCCGCTTTATCTGCTTCTCAACCGCATCGTGCCGCTTCGGCTTTTTACGCTTAAGGCTGTGCGAGCCCATGATCCAGAGGTAGTGATCGGCCACGCCCATCCCTTCTATGTCTACCTCGTTGGCATCCCTGGCCGGCAGATCCAAAAAATTATTCAGGTCAAAGGACTGGTGCCCGGCATAGGAGCCATCGGGCTGGCGGGTGAGCCGCTCAATGGTGGTGCGCTCATCGCAGCTCAGCCACAGGTTGTTACCTGTGCAGAGGGCAGTGGATAGCCCGTCGCGCACATGCTTGCCGCCCGGGCTCAGGCTACTCTTTGGGTCGAACTGAAGTATAACCTTCTTTTTCATTCTACTGTTTTATAAGGTGAAGCTCACGCATCTTACGCGGTATTGCTTGGCTAAGTAACGTATATAATGCAGAATGATCTTATAAACTATGGAATTGACAGATAACAGACACAGAGAG includes:
- a CDS encoding helix-turn-helix domain-containing protein, whose protein sequence is MDFTSFHPLAPALEPYIDYYYIQRYQSQRTQLRYQCFPHLNNSLSLFSRAGFHFDEVGSHVQYSASDKPLSLLTVIRKAPLWVHHTGPLHKVAVVFKPVGLAAFTEQPVGLLAPNFVAAVDPFGGALDALQAKVFSVSDPKQLTSLLDDFFLALLNPKPQHLLESLYNAVVDLDAPQPLHLIAEQHNISRRHMHRLFLQHFACSPETYRQIARFRYALHMATKPEEKQTLTQLAYATRHTDQSHWNKQCRKWTGCNPKKLLATGTSLGVQDTFWRLDFGM
- a CDS encoding DUF3616 domain-containing protein, whose translation is MKKKVILQFDPKSSLSPGGKHVRDGLSTALCTGNNLWLSCDERTTIERLTRQPDGSYAGHQSFDLNNFLDLPARDANEVDIEGMGVADHYLWIMGSHSLKRKKPKRHDAVEKQIKRLAKVKTDPNRYLLARIPILQDEATGDYLLYREVENPDHPGTMLRAAQLRGNSHSSILTEVLEQDEHIAPFMAIPGKDNGFDVEGLAIFGKRIYIGLRGPVLRGWAMVLEVEAEEDETGVLHLKELENGKPYKKHFLHLRGKGIRELRFFGTDMYILAGPTMDLDGVIAIYRWRDAVHEKEQLLHNNELERLCEVPHGTGENTGKDKAEGLAIMDEEHVLAVFDSPTDARKVGQDAVQADVLRVVRK
- a CDS encoding dienelactone hydrolase family protein; the protein is MKLKYPILALFLLSQVALGQELPDSLKSKKWLRTIQNNALEAGSSQAMYKPANSGYALYFSRADTINVPYLVHVPKSYNPQKSYPLLVYLHGGVVSLKNFEYKDPEFAEEPIFTVADKYNAIVLFPFGKKDFGWVGQQKAFENILAMLHQTKQVYNIDERQVYLGGMSNGGTGTFWFISHAPEHFAGFYTFSAHPELKTGAIDFSNISQDKPLYSLHAKDDKVFPYDAVKEIYDAHKADAPAWHFEVLDSGGHGFIYRENGEETINQVLRKLLNQLSR
- a CDS encoding HTTM domain-containing protein codes for the protein MKHLELYFRKVFTVDLRALALMRIWVAGIILIDLAIRATDLEAHYSNMGVLPLHVLHQHLWLPQFFSFHTLSGLWQFQLILFALAALCALCLLLGYKTRIATVLSWLLLLSLQNRNPLVIQGGDHLLRMLLFWGMFLPWGRYYAYDALHSPRTGAAPTGTNYFSAASAAYVLQIGLVYFCTAMLKDSPEWRTDGTALYYALSLDQILMPGGKLIYHYPELLRVLTLGTVYTEMLLPFLLLIPFYNSFFRMVVVAVLASFHIGISLTLFVGLFYLINIASVAGLLPQPAMDWIDRKLLSSFRRPRSGQFRWLFQSLRRLPLIHIRVQAQQPLIPRHLLPHLRNGFVSVVLLYCLWWNLDTTNLPLRKMPDSGRWFGYLLRLDQHWGMFSPTVFKDDGWYVLEGHTAGGKRIDLNQEGKAVDEAKPASVMALFKNDRWRKYSENYLFIHNTYARPYYCNYLIRRWNEAHPQQPITQLEVVYMLEPSLPDYQVAVPRREVLCSCANQPE
- a CDS encoding lysophospholipid acyltransferase family protein, with translation MLYAILKMIYRLGLRVFFRRLEVRNRHLIPDQGPLLVVSNHPNTFMDPIVTASLLRQPVFFIAKSTVFGSGFQNWMLRQMHLIPIHRREDNPDQPVSNEEAFTASFRALRQGKTLLIFPEGNSYNQRRLRKVKTGTARIALGAEAAAAATLGVRILPVGLNYSDPTRFRSDVFVNVGEPIQVAAYASAYEQDGQAAAQALTDTIRQRLESLIIHTPTDEEDALARQVEALYKDQLAAAIPIPAPEHIRDFLLTKAIVRGINYFSQTAPEQVAALKHDIHQYTLQLRRLRLHDALLGKGRSTVLGRSAFGLFLLLLGLPLYLYGLLHNYLPYIIPSRVARAATKEEEWYAPIMLTVGIFSFPLFYALEAWLLWEWLQPPFYKLMLYLLSLPLSGFFALGYWNTLLHTQAHWLLLRLFFRRRNVVEELRKQRQCIIVQLEQARQAYMAQQEGE